Within Scyliorhinus torazame isolate Kashiwa2021f chromosome 9, sScyTor2.1, whole genome shotgun sequence, the genomic segment aatgggccggtcaagagggcatgggTGTtggcgcatttgagaggactgaaggcggacgtggtaatgctgcaggagacgaaccttcgagtatcatagaatttacagtgcagaaggaggccattcggcccatcgagtctgcaccggctcttggaaagagcaccctatccaatgtcaacacctccacccagtaaccccacccaacactaagggcaatttattatggccaatctacctaacctgcacatctttggagtagctgaccagattagattaaggaaaggttgggtcgttTTTCACTTGgaactggactcgaagactagaggggtcgcgatcctgatcaacaagcgggtggtggTTGAGACGGgaagaatagtttcagatgtgggagaccagtacattatggtcagtgggaaattggagggggtgcaggtggtactagtaaatgtgtatgcgccaaattgggacgatgtggagtatataaagagaatgctggggaagataccggacctggatttgcataagttggtcatgggaggggacttcaacgcagttattgaccctggtttaggacCGGTCCAGCTCAAAAatggggcagggtgccagcaatgacaaaggaactaaaagggttcttggggggggggggggggggttgttgggggtgttgggggggggggggggggggggggggggtgttgggggtgggaccCCTGAattgatttgggcagccgaggatgagaggagttctccttctactcacacatgcataaagtgtactcccggattgaattCTTTATATGAGCAGGGGCTTTACTGACGggagtggtggacactgggtactcggcgatcacaatttcagaccatgccccgcactagcgttgacctacaggttagtaaaagacagtaaccagcggccacactggaggttagatgtgggtcttttagctgatgaaggggtgtgcgaggggCTGAGGAAAATGTACGACACTGGggtaatttcagcagcgatggtctgggaagcactgaaggcggtggttagaggggagctgatctcgatacggggagaaggtagacggggcagagacggaccgactggtaaaggagatactacaagtcgacaggaggtatgcggagaccccagaggcagggtttttaagggaacggtggaggctacaAGAGGAGTTCGgcctgttaaccacagggagggcggtggagcagctgagaaaggcgagaggggcgatttatgagcatggagagaaggccagcagaatgcttgcacagcagcttagaaagggaggcagcgagggaggtagggaatgtaaaggatggagatggaaaCCTGGTTGGAGACTCCACAGGGGTGAataaggagttttatagtcggttgtatgagtcggaacccccaacggTTGAATGAGGCACTTCCTATGGGggttgaatttcccgaaggtggacagggagctggtagaagggctgggggccccgatcgggatggaggagatagcagagggtctgaaggccatgcagtcgggtaaagccccggcccgatgggtatccagtggagttctataaaatgttctctgggatattggggccgttgttgatgaggacattcaatgaggcaagggagagagacgacctcctgctcctgtatgtttcagaCCCAGCAGATGGGATGGAAGAAACCATgaagattctgggggaatttggctggtttttggggtataaacaaaatatggggaaaagtaagatgtttgcggtccaggcgaggggacaggacaggcgactgggggagctaccgtttgcaatggtaggggaaagctttcgttacctaggcatccaagtggtgcaggaatggaacggctgcacaaactaaatctggcccgactggtggaccaaatgaaggactattttcAGAGGTGGGGCGCGTACCTGTTGTCacgagctgggagggtgcagatgacggtcctcccgagattcctgtgtgtgtttcagtgtctccccatctttattccgtggtccttttttaattggtcaacaaagtgatcactggctttatatgggcaggcaagaccctgcgagtaaagaaggggatgcttgagcggagctggggagagggcgggcgtgctggcgctgccaaacttcagtaactactattgggtggcgaatatagccatgatcaggaagtgggtggtggggagggttggcatgggagcgtgtggaggcagcttcatgtaagggcaccagctcaGGGGTGttgataacagcacctctgccgttcccgccggcaaggtactccaccagccctgtgatggtggcggccctgagattctgggggcaatggaggaggcatgtgggagcagagggagcatcggtttggtctccaatctgttgGTTTCCCgagaaggatggacgggggtttcggagattgcagagagcagggattgagaggttgggggatatgtttatagaggggagctttcctagcttgagggagctggaggagaaatttggattggtgagGGGAAACCAAAtcgggtacctgcaggtgcgggacttcctacattggcaggtttcaaccttcccgctcctaccaccaagggggatacaggacagggtagtttccagagggtgggtgggagaagtgagggtctctgacatttacaaggaacttatggggtcagaggagatgcagactgaggagctgaagcgcaaatgggggGAGGAAACAAAGagaatggtctctgggtggacgcgttgagtagagtcaacgcgtccacaacatgtgccagcgcagcctgatacaattcaaggtcgttcaccgggctcacctgacagtggcccggatgagcaggttctttggggtagaagatgggtgtgcaaagtgtgcgggagggccagcaaaccatgtccacatgttctggacatgcccaaagcttagtggtttgcagatgtcatgtccacggtgttaaaaacaaggatggcaccGAATCcaaaggtggtgattttcggggtgtcggaagatccgggaatccaggaggagaaagaggactcCAAGCCCCAGAAGtctgagacctggctatctgacttggctagctttctctgtttggataaAATGAAGttggccttgagagggtcaatgttggggttcgtccggaggtagcaaccgttcgtcaacttctttgcggaaaattaatcgtcagcagaaattcGTTTAGATTAGAgtaagggggttaataaaggtgggacctgtcagGGAGGGAgatgtcttttgcactatgtttatagattcatgtacattgtttattttgttgttgtcaaaccaaaaaatacctctatgtttattttaaaaaaaagttataaacatagattactgtagctgttgtgtgtttttcaTGTTTGTACTTGATATCAAATTCTTGAcaagtgttttatatatgttaactgcattcttataataaacattgttttgataaaAGCCCCTTGGAAGTCTGataaatcacacctgaagtgaaggcccctgtgctcatcctagccaacttCCACATAAaaattataggtcaggtgagcttcatagtgcactttggagtttctaagccctggcccataacacctttcAGGTGCCTCTGACCAAGCTTTAGGCCATCTCTCCCAATTTTTCCTTGTGCTGCTCATGTCAAATTTTGGTTGGAATGCCTTGGGTTGTTTTActttaaaggcaccatataaatatgTAAATTGTCGCTTAGACTGGACAAATTGCATTAATTTGAGTTGCAGCTGAGGGGAAAAAAGAAATTAGACTTTAAGGATGATGTTTAAACCCGCAATGATTTTAAGGGGCAAATGTAATTCCAAATCAGTGTTTCTTATTTTTGGTGAGATTTTTACCTTGGACATAGAAATAAAAATGTTAGTTTAGCTTTTTGGGCAGGCTGGGAGAACATCAAAGCAGGGTTGCACAATTGGGCAAGTTCCATAGGAAAAATGCATTATGAATGTGGATGTAGGAATTTAGGTGAAGAATAAATTTGGAATACACATTCTGGTTGGGGGGTGTGGGAATGGTGGGGGAAGTAACAGCAGGAAGTCCAAGTTGTGTGACAGCAAGTGATCATTTCCATAACGATTTTCCAAAGCAGTAAGCATTTTTACTCAGCTAATTGTGCTGTCCATACATATTAACTATATTGTGTTTCTTTCATAGAACCAGCAAGCTGCTATCCCCAATTTCTCTACTACACCCTTTAATGCACAAAATGATACGCAGGCTCATCCACCTGCATTTGACTTGAGCAGTCGCTACCGAACCACAGCATCTGACAACTCCAGTGAAGACAGTGATCATGATTCTGATGAAGAAGAAAGACTCCTGTGGCGGCGGAAACGTCAGAAGTGTTCCCATAGTGAAAACAATCTACCGTTAAAATCTCCAGTCATACCCTTTGGTCCGGTTGGTGATGGTTTTATGGGGACTGGAAACTCTATCAAAGCAGGAGGTCGCAAAGTCAACAATATTTGGGGCACTGTGTTACAGGAGCAAAATCAAGATGCTGTGGCAACAGAACTGGGGATTTTGGGAATGGAAGGCGATATCAGCATGAATTCTCGACAGTCTGAGACTTATAATTATGTAATGGCAAAGAAAATGATGGAAAAGCAacgtgaggaggaagaggaggagaaaaTGAATAAATTAGAAGCAGAATTAGATGAACATGTACAGGATGGAAAGAAAATCAAAATCCAGGGAGAGTGTAATCAAAGCAACCTCAAGCGCAAAAGGCCAGTTAAGGAGAGGCTGGGGGAAAGGCTTGAAATGAACTATGAGGGAAAGAATGATATTAAAGAAGATGATAGCCCAAATAAGATTTCGGATGAAATAGCTTACAGGTTAGTATGTGCTCTTTACAGTTGTGTAAAATAAATCATCTAGAGTATGACAAGTGATAATTTTGCTCTCCAGGTTGTGAATGTGCCACCTGCAGTTCAAATTGACCTTGTGTTTGAACCTTGGCAAATTTTCCCTTGCTTTGTGTGCCTCTGAGTCTTTGTAATGTACGCAGCTGTGAAATGGTTATCAAACTATGATCTGTTCATTCTCTCTTTTTGTTCCACAAACGGCAGTGTTGCTCAAAGGACAGGCAAAGTGAgagatatctccccccccccccccccccccctcctcctcctcctcctccaagcaGCCAGTGAAGTGACTGTTAAATATGATTAGTCTTAATTTTCTTTTCCTTATGGGGGAAATATCTGTACTCAATGTGTCAACTGCCCTAAGTAACATCACAAGCTCATTGCCACGGTACAACAATTGGGTTGAAAATAATGTATGACCATGGGCATTTAGGTGTTGCTGCTCTTGAACCAGCTGTTGGGAGGCATGTGATAGCCCATCTAATTTTCTTCCTGCTCCACATGATTCAAATGTGATTGCATGACTTTGCTGCTATAGTGACAGCATTCTCAATTTATACACCAGTACGAAGATCAGTGTATGTTTTCAGGCTCTCATTCCAGGGAATGTCATAATGCAGTTTACGACTTTATCAATACAAGCCAAGTGGTTTTGGCTGAACATCAACATAAACCAAAGTGTAACACGGGAGTACTTGGTCCAACTAAAACTATTATCAGATCAGTTTTGAATGCAACTGTATTAGAGCTACAACTGGTACACAATAGTTTTGTTTCTATGCAACTTCTATGTGAATCACCATTTTTCCTTAAGCCGTTccagtttttctttttttaaataaaatcttttaattc encodes:
- the phax gene encoding phosphorylated adapter RNA export protein isoform X2 produces the protein MAAPLEDGEVLDSESDSEMTTGAEPQNQQAAIPNFSTTPFNAQNDTQAHPPAFDLSSRYRTTASDNSSEDSDHDSDEEERLLWRRKRQKCSHSENNLPLKSPVIPFGPVGDGFMGTGNSIKAGGRKVNNIWGTVLQEQNQDAVATELGILGMEGDISMNSRQSETYNYVMAKKMMEKQREEEEEEKMNKLEAELDEHVQDGKKIKIQGECNQSNLKRKRPVKERLGERLEMNYEGKNDIKEDDSPNKISDEIAYRLREPKTDLIHRVVKTVGRKKAIELLIQTAEVEQSGGLMIVEIFYDENQREYNCKKAAKKRRRHIIGKKMKQAIKELNLQVDDDASRETFASDTNDALASVEDTEEVHMEKPALDPEDAIELDNSNDLETF
- the phax gene encoding phosphorylated adapter RNA export protein isoform X1 codes for the protein MAAPLEDGEVLDSESDSEMTTGAEPQNQQAAIPNFSTTPFNAQNDTQAHPPAFDLSSRYRTTASDNSSEDSDHDSDEEERLLWRRKRQKCSHSENNLPLKSPVIPFGPVGDGFMGTGNSIKAGGRKVNNIWGTVLQEQNQDAVATELGILGMEGDISMNSRQSETYNYVMAKKMMEKQREEEEEEKMNKLEAELDEHVQDGKKIKIQGECNQSNLKRKRPVKERLGERLEMNYEGKNDIKEDDSPNKISDEIAYRLREPKTDLIHRVVKTVGRKKAIELLIQTAEVEQSGGLMIVDGSRRRTPGGVYLQLLKNTPSITQDQLKEIFYDENQREYNCKKAAKKRRRHIIGKKMKQAIKELNLQVDDDASRETFASDTNDALASVEDTEEVHMEKPALDPEDAIELDNSNDLETF